The following proteins come from a genomic window of Peromyscus eremicus chromosome 23, PerEre_H2_v1, whole genome shotgun sequence:
- the Piwil1 gene encoding piwi-like protein 1, whose amino-acid sequence MTGRARARARGRARGQETVQYVGAAASQQPGHIPPRPQQSPTEGDLVGRGRQRGVVVGATAKSQELQISAGFQELSLAERGGRRRDFHDLGVNTRQNIDHVKESKTGSSGIIVKLSTNHFRLTSRPQWALYQYHIDYNPLMEARRLRSALLFQHEDLIGRCHAFDGTILFLPKRLQHKVTEVFSQTRNGEHVRITITLTNELPPTSPTCLQFYNIIFRRLLKIMNLQQIGRNYYNPSDPIDIPNHRLVIWPGFTTSILQYENNIMLCTDVSHKVLRSETVLDFMFNLYQQTEEHKFQEQVSKELIGLIVLTKYNNKTYRVDDIDWDQNPKSTFKKADGSEVSFLEYYRKQYNQEITDLKQPVLVSQPKRRRGPGGTLPGPAMLIPELCYLTGLTDKMRNDFNVMKDLAVHTRLTPEQRQREVGRLIEYIHKDDNVQRELRDWGLSFDSNLLSFSGRILQSEKIHQGGKTFDYNPQYADWSKETRGAPLISVKPLDNWLLIYTRRNYEAANSLIQNLFKVTPAMGIQMKKAVMIEVDDRTEAYLRALQQKVTSDTQIVVCLLSSNRKDKYDAIKKYLCTDCPTPSQCVVARTLGKQQTVMAIATKIALQMNCKMGGELWRVDMPLKLAMIVGIDCYHDTTAGRRSIAGFVASINEGMTRWFSRCVFQDRGQELVDGLKVCLQAALRAWSGCNEYMPSRVIVYRDGVGDGQLKTLVNYEVPQFLDCLKSVGRGYNPRLTVIVVKKRVNARFFAQSGGRLQNPLPGTVIDVEVTRPEWYDFFIVSQAVRSGSVSPTHYNVIYDSSGLKPDHIQRLTYKLCHVYYNWPGVIRVPAPCQYAHKLAFLVGQSIHREPNLSLSNRLYYL is encoded by the exons ATGACGGGCCGAGCCCGAGCCAGGGCCCGTGGCAGGGCCCGTGGTCAGGAGACGGTGCAGTATGTTGGGGCTGCTGCG AGCCAGCAGCCTGGGCACATCCCTCCCAGACCTCAGCAGTCACCCACAGAGGGGGACCTGGTTGGCCGAGGACGACAGAGAGGGGTGGTCGTTGGAGCCACAGCCAAGTCACAAG AACTGCAGATCTCAGCTGGCTTTCAGGAGCTGTCGCTGGCAGAGAGAGGAGGGCGTCGCCGGGACTTCCATGACCTTGGTGTGAACACCAGACAGAACATTGACCATGTCAAAGAGTCGAAGACAG GCTCCTCGGGCATCATCGTGAAGCTAAGCACCAACCACTTCCGGCTCACCTCGCGCCCGCAGTGGGCCCTGTACCAGTACCACATCGACTACAATCCCCTGATGGAAGCCCGTAGGCTGCGTTCAGCACTGCTCTTCCAGCACGAAGACCTTATTGGAAGGTGCCATGCTTTCGATGGGACAATACTGTTTTTACCTAAGAGGCTACAGCACAAG GTCACAGAAGTTTTCAGTCAGACTCGGAATGGGGAGCACGTGAGGATCACCATCACCCTGACCAATGAGCTGCCGCCTACCTCACCCACCTGCCTGCAGTTCTACAACATCATATTCAGGAG GCTGTTGAAAATCATGAATTTGCAACAGATTGGACGGAATTATTACAACCCAAGCGACCCAATTGATATTCCGAATCACAG GTTGGTGATCTGGCCTGGCTTCACTACTTCCATCCTTCAGTATGAGAACAACATCATGCTCTGTACAGACGTCAGCCACAAGGTCCTCCGAAGCGAGACCGTTCTAGACTTCATGTTCAATCTGTACCAGCAGACGGAGGAGCACAAGTTCCAGGAGCAAGTGTCAAAGGAGCTTATAGGCCTCATTGTCCTCACCAA GTACAACAATAAGACCTACAGGGTGGATGACATTGACTGGGACCAGAATCCCAAGAGCACTTTCAAGAAGgccgatggctcagaggtcagcTTCCTGGAGTACTACAGGAAG CAGTACAACCAGGAGATCACAGACTTGAAGCAGCCAGTGCTGGTGAGCCAGCCCAAACGGAGGAGAGGCCCCGGAGGCACACTGCCCGGCCCAGCCATGCTCATCCCGGAGCTCTGCTACCTCACAG GTCTGACTGATAAAATGCGCAATGATTTCAATGTGATGAAGGACCTGGCGGTGCACACGCGACTGACCCCTGAGCAGAGGCAGCGGGAGGTGGGCCGCCTCATCGAGTACATCCACAA GGATGACAATGTGCAGAGGGAGCTTCGTGACTGGGGCCTGAGCTTCGACTCGAACTTGCTATCCTTCTCAGGAAGAATCTTACAATCTGAGAAGATCCACCAGGGCGGGAAGACG TTTGATTACAACCCGCAGTATGCAGACTGGTCCAAAGAAACAAGAGGCGCGCCGCTGATCAGCGTGAAGCCGCTGGATAACTGGCTGCTGATCTATACCCGCAGGAATTATGAAGCAGCCAACTCCCTGATACAGAACCTGTTCAAAGTGACTCCGGCCATGGGCATCCAGATGAAAAAGGCTGTCAT GATCGAGGTGGACGACAGAACAGAAGCTTACCTGAGAGCCTTGCAGCAGAAGGTGACGTCAGACACTCAGATA GTTGTCTGTCTGTTGTCAAGTAATCGGAAGGACAAATACGACGCCATCAAAAAGTACCTGTGCACAGACTGCCCTACCCCAAGTCAGTGTGTGGTAGCACGGACCCTGGGCAAGCAGCAAACCGTCATGGCCATTGCCACCAAGATCGCCTTGCAGATGAACTGCAAGATGGGTGGTGAACTCTGGCGGGTGGACATGCCT CTGAAGCTGGCGATGATCGTGGGCATCGACTGTTACCATGACACCACAGCTGGTCGGAGGTCCATCGCAGGATTCGTTGCCAGCATCAATGAAGGGATGACCCG CTGGTTCTCCCGCTGCGTCTTTCAGGACCGTGGACAGGAACTGGTGGACGGGCTCAAGGTGTGCTTGCaag CTGCTCTGAGGGCTTGGAGCGGCTGCAATGAATATATGCCCAGCCGTGTCATTGTGTATCGAGATGGCGTAGGAGATGGACAGCTGAAGACCTTGGTCAATTATGAGGTCCCACAGTTTCTGGACTGTCTCAAGTCAGTCGGGAGAGGTTACAA CCCGAGACTGACTGTGATTGTGGTGAAGAAGCGGGTCAATGCCAGGTTTTTTGCTCAGTCGGGGGGAAGACTCCAGAACCCTCTTCCAGGGACAGTCATCGATGTGGAGGTCACTAGGCCAGAGTG GTATGACTTTTTCATCGTGAGCCAGGCAGTGAGGAGTGGGAGTGTGTCCCCAACACACTACAATGTCATCTATGACAGCAGCGGCCTCAAGCCGGACCACATCCAGCGGCTGACCTACAAGCTCTGCCATGTGTACTACAATTGGCCT GGAGTCATCCGAGTTCCTGCACCCTGCCAGTATGCCCATAAGCTGGCCTTCCTTGTGGGCCAGAGCATCCACAGAGAACCAAACCTCTCCCTGTCCAATCGCCTCTACTACCTCTAA